From one Silvibacterium dinghuense genomic stretch:
- a CDS encoding family 1 encapsulin nanocompartment shell protein → MNNRHRELAPISDAAWSQIEEETARTFKRYLAGRRIVDVASSAGGAFSGVGTGHLKPVKAPSDGIIASQLEVKSLVELRVSFELSRQVIDDVERGAKDSNWQPAKDAAKKLALAEDRAIFDGYKDAAIQGIREGTSNPVHVLPADVRDYPDAIAHALSQLRLVGVNGPYSVALGPDEYTALAETRDHGYPVLDHVKRIVDGDLIWAPAIQGAFVLTTRGGDFELNLAQDVSIGYLSHNDSTVQLYLQETFVFRVLTSEASVALSPFRKLS, encoded by the coding sequence ATGAACAATCGTCATCGAGAACTAGCACCTATTTCAGATGCAGCGTGGTCTCAGATTGAAGAAGAGACCGCGCGTACGTTTAAGAGATATCTTGCGGGGCGGCGCATTGTGGATGTCGCATCTTCCGCGGGTGGAGCTTTCTCCGGCGTCGGAACCGGTCATCTGAAACCGGTCAAAGCTCCGTCGGATGGAATCATTGCGAGTCAGCTTGAGGTCAAGTCGCTTGTCGAGCTGCGGGTATCCTTTGAGCTGTCTCGCCAGGTGATCGACGACGTAGAGCGGGGGGCGAAGGATTCTAACTGGCAGCCCGCCAAAGATGCAGCCAAAAAGCTTGCTCTTGCAGAAGACCGAGCGATTTTCGACGGGTACAAGGACGCAGCTATCCAGGGCATTCGCGAAGGGACTAGTAATCCTGTCCATGTACTCCCCGCCGATGTTCGTGATTACCCGGATGCGATTGCGCATGCGTTGAGTCAACTGAGGCTCGTCGGCGTGAATGGTCCCTACTCGGTTGCGCTGGGGCCCGATGAGTATACGGCGCTCGCCGAGACCCGCGATCATGGCTATCCGGTTCTCGATCATGTCAAGCGCATCGTGGATGGCGATCTGATCTGGGCACCGGCCATTCAAGGTGCATTTGTTCTCACCACACGAGGTGGAGATTTCGAGCTCAACCTCGCCCAGGACGTCTCAATTGGCTATCTCAGTCACAATGACTCCACTGTGCAGTTGTACCTGCAAGAGACCTTTGTCTTCCGTGTGCTGACGAGCGAGGCTTCGGTCGCTCTGTCTCCATTTCGGAAATTGTCGTGA